In a genomic window of Flavobacterium sp. KACC 22761:
- a CDS encoding acetate kinase, which translates to MKILIINSGSSSIKYQLMVMPENEVICSGMIDRIGLETSNVTFKTSSNGIEESLPIPNHKVGLQKVANMLLDAEKGVIKSTSEIAAVGHRVVHGGSDFSDTVKIDEKVKAKIKQLFELAPLHNPANLEGINVAEEIFSSAEQIAVFDTAFHQTMPEVAYKYAIPNYLLTENKVRVYGFHGTSHKYVSEKAIKYLKDNSKIITIHLGNGCSMAAIKDGKCIDTTMGFSPSNGLIMGTRAGDIDQSVIFYMIKNLGYTPDEVNAVLLKQSGMLGLTGYSDLRDIEAEAEKGNKDCQLALQMNAYRIKKTIGAYVAALNGLNAIVFTAGIGENSSYMRNLVCADMDYFGIEIDSEKNQIRSKEVREINKSNSRAKVLVVPTDEEYEIANQVFQLLKN; encoded by the coding sequence ATGAAAATACTAATTATAAACTCAGGAAGTTCATCAATCAAATATCAATTAATGGTTATGCCGGAAAACGAAGTAATTTGTTCTGGTATGATTGACAGAATTGGTTTAGAAACTTCAAATGTTACTTTTAAAACTTCTTCAAACGGAATTGAGGAATCACTTCCTATTCCAAATCATAAAGTAGGCTTGCAAAAAGTTGCCAATATGCTTTTGGATGCCGAAAAAGGAGTAATTAAATCAACTTCAGAAATTGCGGCAGTTGGGCATCGCGTTGTGCATGGCGGAAGCGATTTTAGCGATACCGTAAAAATCGATGAAAAAGTAAAAGCAAAAATCAAGCAACTTTTTGAATTGGCACCGTTGCATAATCCGGCAAATTTAGAAGGAATTAATGTTGCTGAAGAGATTTTCAGTTCTGCAGAGCAAATTGCTGTTTTTGACACGGCTTTTCACCAAACGATGCCTGAAGTAGCCTATAAATACGCAATTCCAAATTATCTATTGACAGAAAACAAAGTGCGTGTTTACGGTTTTCACGGAACGAGCCATAAATACGTTTCTGAAAAAGCCATTAAGTATTTAAAAGATAATTCAAAAATAATTACCATTCACCTAGGAAACGGCTGTAGTATGGCCGCAATTAAGGACGGAAAATGTATTGATACCACAATGGGATTTTCACCTTCAAATGGTTTGATTATGGGAACTCGTGCGGGCGATATTGACCAGTCTGTCATTTTTTATATGATCAAAAATTTAGGATATACTCCAGATGAAGTAAATGCAGTTTTGCTGAAACAAAGCGGTATGCTAGGCCTTACAGGCTATAGCGATTTAAGAGATATTGAAGCTGAAGCCGAAAAAGGAAATAAAGATTGCCAATTAGCATTACAAATGAATGCTTATAGAATTAAAAAGACAATTGGTGCTTATGTAGCAGCTTTAAATGGCTTAAACGCAATTGTTTTTACGGCTGGAATTGGCGAAAATTCATCTTACATGCGAAATTTGGTTTGTGCAGATATGGATTATTTCGGAATTGAAATTGATTCAGAAAAAAATCAAATTCGTTCAAAAGAAGTGAGAGAAATCAATAAATCAAATTCAAGAGCTAAAGTTTTGGTTGTCCCAACTGATGAAGAATATGAAATTGCAAATCAAGTTTTTCAGTTGTTAAAAAATTAA